In one Natronosalvus amylolyticus genomic region, the following are encoded:
- the gghA gene encoding glucosylglycerol hydrolase: MDTPHSTCTLLEETTDERCETYIHTLETHDDPFDAATELAPALGAHWHGDHAEFGFWTPELLDRGVAAEDVYLELLTPTESVDLTADETEATFRRELVSTRRAGAYTWAVVTGAQPGTRDRLGTLYRLTYPTENGWETIGDPLAYSLPFGAYAPAELYDVDRLHAERDDREYFETLGTCEEAVGTTIDDGLPRVDPATNVLELHPGTASAAGSLAGLTSQFESLGRTLEADDTLTPTEQTLAGYDSVQLMPIAPITESDHQPAHFELDGDDELPAPDGPEAAARTDTVTLRRPSMRNWGYDIVVYGFGAVNSAILETGRPDELVDFIATLHTLPQPMKVVFDIALGHADEGALELLNDYYIQGPGMYGQELDYTEPTVRAILLELQRRKMNWGADGIRVDGAQDFTNWDPETESEWHDDDFLAEMDAITQEIAGTEYRPWMIFEDGRPWPDEDWELASTYRTLIEEHPHSFQWGPVTFAHNTPAILTFWATKWWRVRELADMGGQWISGAANHDTLRRGAQVEVGEEWNATQENPALGDTLHETIEHAYNNPASNALFYCLLPGVPMDFLNASTRAPWDFIRDTDDTWNVKVVGEAAYFIDWRVPSERYDDPEHFTRLKALGIDDRDDLHEFVHALASASEVTDYDLETMATILSALNPPFFDGEPTTADLEEFALAWMRDVADYCTLSNWRDDLDGDQTAFDLELRQFRHERPWLRHDLRGDERFEYRHPVDGSVIYAGLRRAPDGSEDVLFVANMEGQSATVTPTDLVETTRGGWRCTIASPGHENAVAERPLTLEDSEVVVFTRTR, from the coding sequence ATGGATACCCCACACTCGACCTGTACGCTCCTCGAGGAAACGACCGACGAACGCTGTGAAACCTACATCCACACGCTCGAAACGCACGACGACCCGTTCGACGCCGCAACCGAACTCGCCCCAGCACTCGGCGCACACTGGCACGGCGACCACGCCGAATTCGGCTTCTGGACCCCCGAACTCCTGGATCGCGGAGTGGCAGCCGAAGACGTGTATCTCGAGTTGCTGACCCCGACCGAGTCCGTCGATCTGACCGCCGACGAAACCGAGGCGACGTTCCGCCGTGAACTGGTTTCGACACGACGAGCGGGAGCCTACACCTGGGCGGTCGTGACCGGCGCCCAGCCCGGTACCCGCGACCGCCTCGGGACGCTCTATCGCCTGACGTACCCCACCGAGAACGGCTGGGAAACGATCGGTGACCCACTGGCGTACTCGCTTCCCTTCGGCGCATACGCACCGGCGGAACTGTACGACGTCGACCGGTTACACGCCGAACGCGACGACCGAGAGTACTTCGAGACCCTCGGAACGTGCGAGGAGGCCGTCGGAACAACCATCGACGACGGCCTGCCCCGGGTCGATCCGGCGACGAACGTCCTCGAGTTACATCCCGGTACGGCCTCTGCGGCCGGGTCGCTCGCCGGCCTGACGAGCCAGTTCGAGAGCCTCGGTCGAACCCTCGAGGCGGATGACACCCTGACGCCGACCGAGCAAACGCTCGCAGGCTACGACAGCGTCCAGTTGATGCCCATCGCCCCGATTACGGAAAGCGACCACCAGCCGGCCCACTTCGAACTCGACGGGGACGACGAATTGCCCGCGCCCGACGGGCCCGAGGCGGCCGCTCGAACCGACACGGTAACGCTCCGGCGGCCCTCGATGCGAAACTGGGGATACGACATCGTCGTCTACGGCTTCGGCGCGGTCAACAGCGCGATCCTCGAGACGGGCCGTCCCGACGAACTCGTCGACTTCATCGCCACCCTTCACACCCTCCCCCAGCCGATGAAAGTGGTGTTCGATATCGCGCTGGGCCACGCCGACGAGGGCGCACTGGAACTGCTCAACGACTATTATATCCAGGGTCCGGGTATGTACGGCCAGGAACTGGATTACACCGAGCCAACCGTGCGCGCAATCTTGCTCGAGTTACAGCGACGCAAGATGAACTGGGGGGCAGACGGCATCCGCGTCGACGGGGCCCAGGACTTCACGAACTGGGACCCCGAAACCGAGTCGGAGTGGCACGACGACGACTTCCTCGCCGAGATGGACGCCATCACACAGGAGATCGCAGGGACGGAATACCGTCCCTGGATGATCTTCGAAGACGGCCGACCGTGGCCCGACGAAGACTGGGAGCTCGCCTCGACCTACCGGACGCTCATCGAGGAGCACCCACACTCCTTCCAGTGGGGACCCGTGACGTTCGCACACAACACGCCCGCCATCCTCACCTTCTGGGCGACCAAATGGTGGCGCGTGCGGGAACTCGCCGACATGGGTGGGCAGTGGATCTCCGGGGCCGCAAACCACGACACGCTCCGGCGCGGTGCACAGGTCGAAGTCGGCGAAGAGTGGAACGCGACCCAGGAAAATCCGGCCCTCGGGGACACCCTTCACGAGACCATCGAACACGCCTACAACAACCCCGCCTCGAACGCCCTGTTTTACTGTCTGCTGCCGGGCGTGCCGATGGATTTCCTCAACGCGTCCACACGCGCCCCGTGGGACTTCATCCGAGATACCGACGACACCTGGAACGTCAAAGTGGTCGGCGAAGCGGCGTACTTTATCGATTGGCGCGTCCCGAGCGAGCGCTACGACGATCCCGAACACTTCACCCGGCTCAAAGCCCTGGGCATCGACGACCGTGACGACCTTCACGAGTTCGTCCACGCCCTGGCGTCGGCGAGCGAGGTCACCGACTACGACCTCGAGACCATGGCGACGATTCTCTCCGCGCTGAATCCACCGTTTTTCGACGGCGAACCCACGACAGCCGACCTCGAGGAGTTCGCCCTCGCGTGGATGCGCGACGTCGCCGACTACTGTACCCTCTCGAACTGGCGAGATGACCTCGACGGCGACCAGACCGCCTTCGACCTCGAACTCCGCCAGTTCCGTCACGAACGGCCGTGGCTTCGTCACGACCTTCGCGGCGACGAACGATTCGAGTATCGCCACCCGGTCGACGGCTCGGTCATCTACGCCGGCTTGCGACGGGCACCGGACGGGAGCGAAGACGTCCTGTTCGTCGCGAACATGGAGGGACAGTCGGCGACCGTCACGCCGACCGACCTCGTGGAGACGACGCGCGGCGGCTGGCGGTGTACGATCGCCTCGCCGGGACACGAAAACGCCGTCGCAGAGCGACCGCTGACGCTCGAGGACAGCGAAGTCGTCGTCTTTACACGAACACGATAA
- the malQ gene encoding 4-alpha-glucanotransferase, giving the protein MFERSSGVFCHPTMLPGPHGIGSFGEPTRGFLDRLADADQSYWQICPLGPTAAIHGNSPYQSSSTFAIEPLLIDLEDLVSRDLLSEPATEPDPVYDADLSAETVHYEAVREFKTHRFRQAFDRFEDGDFDALEQAFSAFRRRAHWLEDYTLFRALSDVYDDRSWLEWPEPIRLREPSALERWREDLARERRYCAFLQFLAYEQWMDVREYAADRGIEILGDMPIYVALDSADVWANPACFELGDDGRPERVAGVPPGPGDDGQKWGNPLYDWSHLESTGFDWWVDRVSWLTELVDVVRLDHFRAFESHWSIPVEKPAHEGEWRPTPGSALFDTIREAVGRVPFVAEDLGFVTDEVQTLRRSIDAPGMKVLQYADWCVDGHLYQPHTFERDTVAYPSTHDTNTVRGWYDGLGADQRDCLHYYLGTDGSAIHWELLEAAWESDSVLAIAPIQDLYGFGSGARFNTPGTAAGNWNWRCTPEQLEAFPTERLRELTARTGRDH; this is encoded by the coding sequence GTGTTCGAACGCTCGAGTGGGGTCTTCTGTCATCCCACGATGCTTCCGGGTCCCCACGGAATCGGTTCCTTTGGTGAGCCGACTCGAGGGTTCCTCGACCGGTTGGCCGACGCCGACCAGTCCTACTGGCAGATCTGTCCGCTGGGGCCGACCGCAGCCATTCACGGCAACTCGCCGTATCAATCGTCGTCGACTTTTGCCATCGAACCGCTGTTGATCGACCTCGAGGACCTCGTCTCACGCGACCTCCTCTCCGAACCGGCGACCGAACCGGACCCCGTGTACGACGCCGACCTCTCGGCAGAGACGGTCCACTACGAGGCCGTCAGGGAGTTCAAAACCCACCGATTCCGACAGGCGTTCGACCGATTCGAAGACGGTGATTTCGATGCGCTCGAGCAGGCTTTCAGCGCGTTTCGTCGTCGGGCCCACTGGCTCGAGGACTACACGCTCTTTCGTGCACTCAGCGACGTCTACGACGACCGTTCGTGGCTCGAGTGGCCGGAGCCGATTCGACTGCGCGAGCCGTCGGCCCTCGAGCGCTGGCGCGAAGATCTCGCCCGGGAACGGCGGTACTGTGCTTTCCTACAGTTTCTCGCGTACGAACAGTGGATGGACGTTCGGGAGTATGCCGCCGACCGTGGCATCGAGATACTGGGTGACATGCCAATTTACGTCGCGCTCGACAGCGCCGACGTCTGGGCGAACCCGGCTTGTTTCGAACTGGGCGACGACGGACGACCCGAACGGGTAGCTGGCGTGCCGCCGGGTCCTGGCGACGACGGCCAGAAGTGGGGGAACCCCCTCTACGACTGGAGCCACCTCGAGTCGACCGGATTCGACTGGTGGGTCGACCGGGTTTCCTGGCTCACCGAGCTCGTCGACGTCGTGCGACTCGACCACTTCCGGGCGTTCGAGAGCCACTGGTCGATTCCAGTCGAGAAACCGGCCCACGAGGGCGAGTGGCGGCCGACACCCGGCTCGGCGCTGTTCGACACGATTCGCGAGGCGGTCGGCCGGGTCCCGTTCGTCGCCGAAGACCTCGGCTTCGTTACCGACGAGGTGCAGACGCTCCGTCGCTCCATCGACGCGCCCGGCATGAAGGTGTTACAGTACGCAGACTGGTGTGTCGACGGTCACCTGTACCAACCCCACACGTTCGAGCGCGATACCGTAGCCTATCCGTCGACCCACGACACGAACACCGTTCGGGGCTGGTACGACGGACTCGGTGCCGATCAACGCGATTGCCTGCACTACTATCTCGGCACCGACGGGTCGGCTATTCACTGGGAGTTGCTCGAGGCGGCCTGGGAAAGCGACTCGGTCCTCGCTATCGCCCCGATACAGGACCTCTACGGATTCGGGAGCGGGGCGCGGTTCAACACACCGGGCACGGCTGCGGGCAACTGGAACTGGCGGTGTACGCCCGAGCAACTCGAGGCGTTCCCGACCGAACGTCTCCGTGAATTGACGGCTCGAACCGGTCGCGACCACTGA
- a CDS encoding glycoside hydrolase family 15 protein — protein MHTSINEYKTELANEDPHPGERRSTNGLFTGDAGRLVYVDRNGPIRDYSSSMLDKNGIERSRLGIKSAEGVHWFDELETTRQAYHGETTLVVTEHRGPSFSVHQYDYTLEGAHLTHVEFRGDVPERASLIAAMTFAPDRQDRSTGQLKHGDVVEVFHDAEHDYVTASTGLERVVGQSREDFAALLSDEPMAYPSEDDSNEALSDTVVVTAPLDDEGDLSHTTLVSLIADHEETSRSDALAHVRGFADHYPTDTQLRIHATSNREFDVPSVPHRDVIRRDLQTLSLLTGPTGARIKGPEYDPYHMYSGGYGYTWFRDDATIATNLLALENTLDIDLGDAHQRSAAFYERTQLPDGTWPQRVWAYNGSLAPGWANDRITGSGAEFQADATASVLAFLARYLRLGSPEPGQDVTLETTLERAFDALVDLLGDDGLPVTCQSLWEDEVGRFTQTAATFLEAFAAVARAPVETELAERAEEQATALYEAIDSRWLEAGYYARAAGDDRHDVGTLALVSAHRAYAAAVDPVDEQRLVRLVEHVDVTVEGLTRDPDGSAVTGLARYEGDHWRRGEQESEKVWPLASTWVANASAELGVLLADADHEGADAAFARARTHLESVLPDGPLTAAGGFVPEQCFDDGTPDSATPLGWAHGLRLSTIATLTAADALETDAPSASISGPGAHATWTTGETYGIGTACDHGSADPSRVWFTLTEGAMSEPRFPRVDLMNLRTVDFLVVDADADSTYTARTHNEYRTDDAVDTIQRRTEMVGTEGPVYRQRITETGGDHEWELVVEYVADPEAESIVLDVGFTARDGNRYDVYVVGDAALSGYMDGTAASVQSVEDGYALVGSDRGTADDPAVVDESGDSYQVAAALASRRGFDWATVEQAGSEPLENLFTDGAATEGNASIDSGHAVLVGRLGNGVGSLADVVALGFAEAGDTDRALEQSSDSLESSYVDVRERYLEGWQAYLDRFEAPRSVADNPALRDQYRAALMVLKAVEDKTFAGAGIASPCVPWGEAVDATEPQDFGYNFAWARDLYQVFSALRAVGDVESAIDSLEYIYNYQQRVNGFLPQNTYLDGRTRWGGEQLDNIAFPSVMAYQLADHHGVEFDEVSYDYGNVHGSVEYLLRSGPHSGQERWEEEAGFSPSTIAAEIAGLACAAPLADEAGERAHALTYLAHADVWRLGVDDWCATTTGTARHDRTPYYVRVTRDGNPDSGTYRELANNGPTLDERDIIDAGFLELVRLGIRSPDETVIRNSLAVVDEEIRVETPQGPAWYRYNGDGYGELGETEPEEGGPWQVDANGSGRLWPIFTGERAEYELLTADGESPQHLLETMQRFANDGRMIPEQVWDRGYPTDYGWAFGEGTGAATPLAWSMAQYIRLAHGIDAGEPVETPSFIRERYRDGAPAGPSLEIIDVRRSSEGSSRAVNGDDVSGLEASESDGRGSEDQRDDESQSVTIAGETDGDEVVVWTPDGYAATAVETGAFEVTVSLEDGSTEARVVAATEAETLAEVGTALESIDLEAW, from the coding sequence ATGCACACATCCATCAACGAGTACAAGACGGAACTGGCAAACGAAGACCCCCATCCGGGCGAGCGACGGTCGACGAACGGCCTGTTTACCGGGGATGCCGGTCGACTGGTCTACGTCGACCGAAACGGTCCGATCAGGGACTACTCGAGTTCGATGCTCGATAAAAACGGCATCGAGCGCTCTCGTCTCGGTATCAAATCCGCCGAAGGCGTCCACTGGTTCGACGAACTGGAGACAACCCGGCAGGCCTATCACGGGGAGACGACGCTGGTCGTCACTGAACACCGTGGTCCGTCGTTTTCGGTTCACCAGTACGACTACACGCTCGAGGGAGCCCACCTCACCCACGTCGAGTTCCGCGGTGACGTTCCCGAACGAGCGTCGTTGATCGCTGCGATGACGTTCGCCCCGGATCGACAGGATCGAAGCACGGGTCAGCTGAAACACGGCGATGTCGTCGAGGTGTTTCACGACGCCGAACACGATTACGTGACGGCCTCGACGGGCCTCGAGCGTGTCGTCGGTCAGTCTCGGGAGGACTTCGCAGCGTTGCTCTCGGACGAACCGATGGCCTATCCTTCGGAAGACGATTCGAACGAGGCACTCTCTGACACCGTGGTCGTCACGGCTCCGCTCGACGACGAGGGAGACCTCTCACACACGACGCTCGTCTCGCTGATCGCCGACCACGAGGAAACGTCGCGGTCGGACGCCCTTGCACACGTCAGAGGGTTTGCCGATCACTACCCGACAGACACGCAGCTTCGAATCCACGCGACGTCGAACCGCGAGTTCGACGTCCCGTCTGTACCCCATCGTGACGTGATACGTCGGGATTTGCAGACGCTCTCGCTGTTGACTGGGCCGACGGGTGCCCGAATCAAAGGCCCTGAGTACGACCCCTATCACATGTACTCGGGTGGCTACGGCTACACCTGGTTTCGCGACGACGCGACGATCGCGACCAACCTGCTCGCTCTGGAGAACACGCTGGATATCGACCTCGGCGACGCCCACCAACGGAGTGCCGCGTTTTACGAGCGGACGCAGCTTCCCGACGGTACCTGGCCCCAGCGCGTGTGGGCGTACAACGGCTCGCTCGCTCCCGGCTGGGCCAACGACCGTATCACTGGCTCGGGGGCCGAATTCCAGGCCGATGCAACCGCAAGCGTCCTCGCATTTCTCGCGCGGTACCTTCGACTCGGCTCGCCCGAACCCGGACAGGACGTCACTCTCGAGACAACGCTCGAACGCGCATTCGACGCCCTCGTCGACCTCCTCGGTGACGACGGCCTGCCCGTGACCTGTCAGAGCCTCTGGGAGGACGAGGTTGGCCGCTTCACCCAGACGGCTGCAACCTTCCTCGAGGCGTTCGCGGCCGTTGCTCGCGCACCGGTCGAGACGGAGCTGGCCGAGCGCGCCGAAGAGCAGGCGACCGCCCTGTACGAAGCCATCGACAGCCGGTGGCTCGAGGCGGGGTATTACGCGCGAGCGGCGGGTGACGATCGACACGACGTCGGGACGCTCGCACTCGTGAGCGCTCATCGAGCGTACGCCGCGGCGGTCGACCCGGTTGACGAGCAGCGCCTCGTACGACTGGTCGAACACGTCGACGTGACGGTCGAGGGACTCACACGCGACCCCGACGGGAGCGCCGTCACCGGGCTCGCCAGATACGAAGGCGACCACTGGCGGCGCGGCGAGCAGGAAAGCGAGAAGGTGTGGCCGCTGGCGTCGACCTGGGTGGCGAACGCGAGTGCCGAACTCGGCGTCCTGTTAGCCGACGCGGACCACGAAGGTGCGGATGCGGCGTTCGCACGGGCGAGAACGCATCTCGAGAGCGTCCTTCCTGATGGCCCACTCACGGCCGCGGGCGGCTTCGTTCCCGAACAGTGTTTCGACGACGGCACGCCCGACAGTGCGACGCCGCTCGGGTGGGCCCACGGACTCCGGCTCTCGACGATTGCGACGTTGACCGCGGCCGACGCGCTCGAGACGGACGCGCCGTCGGCCTCGATATCGGGACCAGGTGCACACGCGACCTGGACGACGGGAGAAACCTACGGTATCGGGACGGCGTGTGACCACGGCTCGGCCGACCCGTCGCGGGTCTGGTTCACTTTGACCGAGGGAGCGATGAGCGAACCCCGATTCCCGCGGGTCGACCTGATGAACCTGCGGACCGTCGACTTCCTCGTCGTGGATGCGGACGCGGATTCGACGTATACGGCTCGCACACACAACGAATATCGGACCGACGACGCGGTCGATACGATTCAGCGACGGACCGAGATGGTCGGTACGGAAGGACCCGTGTACAGACAGCGTATTACCGAAACCGGTGGAGACCACGAGTGGGAACTCGTTGTGGAGTACGTCGCCGATCCGGAAGCCGAATCGATCGTGCTCGACGTTGGATTCACCGCTCGAGACGGCAATCGGTACGACGTGTACGTCGTTGGCGACGCGGCGTTGTCGGGCTACATGGACGGCACCGCCGCCAGCGTCCAGTCCGTCGAGGACGGGTACGCGCTCGTCGGTAGCGACCGCGGGACAGCCGATGATCCGGCCGTCGTCGACGAGAGCGGTGACTCCTATCAGGTCGCGGCTGCACTTGCCTCCAGACGGGGATTCGACTGGGCGACCGTCGAACAGGCCGGTTCGGAGCCTCTGGAGAATCTGTTTACCGACGGGGCGGCGACCGAAGGGAACGCGTCGATCGATTCGGGACACGCGGTCCTCGTCGGCCGACTCGGCAACGGGGTCGGCTCGCTCGCCGACGTCGTCGCGCTCGGATTCGCCGAGGCGGGCGATACCGACCGGGCTCTCGAACAGTCGAGTGACTCACTCGAGTCGAGCTACGTCGACGTTCGTGAGCGCTACCTCGAGGGCTGGCAAGCCTACCTCGACCGCTTCGAGGCCCCACGTTCGGTGGCCGACAACCCGGCGCTACGCGACCAGTACCGAGCGGCGCTGATGGTGTTAAAAGCCGTCGAGGACAAGACCTTCGCCGGCGCAGGTATCGCCAGTCCCTGCGTTCCCTGGGGAGAGGCTGTCGATGCCACCGAACCGCAGGATTTCGGCTACAACTTCGCCTGGGCACGGGACCTCTATCAGGTGTTCAGCGCGCTACGCGCCGTCGGCGACGTCGAGAGCGCTATCGACTCACTGGAGTACATTTACAACTACCAACAGCGCGTCAACGGCTTCCTGCCACAGAACACGTACCTCGACGGTCGAACCCGTTGGGGCGGCGAACAGCTCGACAACATTGCCTTCCCGTCGGTGATGGCGTACCAACTCGCCGACCACCACGGCGTCGAGTTCGACGAGGTCTCTTACGACTACGGCAACGTCCACGGCTCCGTCGAGTACCTCCTTCGATCCGGTCCACACAGCGGCCAGGAGCGCTGGGAGGAGGAAGCGGGCTTTTCTCCGTCGACGATCGCGGCCGAAATCGCCGGCCTGGCCTGCGCTGCGCCGCTGGCCGATGAGGCGGGCGAACGAGCCCACGCGCTCACCTACCTCGCTCACGCTGATGTGTGGCGACTCGGCGTCGACGACTGGTGTGCGACGACGACCGGGACGGCACGGCACGACCGAACGCCGTACTACGTCCGCGTCACTCGCGACGGCAACCCCGACAGCGGCACCTACCGCGAACTGGCGAACAACGGGCCGACACTCGACGAGCGCGACATCATCGACGCCGGCTTCCTCGAACTCGTCAGACTGGGGATTCGGTCCCCGGACGAGACCGTTATTCGGAACTCGCTTGCGGTCGTCGACGAGGAGATTCGCGTCGAGACTCCACAGGGACCCGCCTGGTACCGCTACAACGGTGACGGTTACGGCGAACTGGGCGAAACCGAACCCGAGGAGGGTGGCCCGTGGCAGGTCGATGCTAACGGTAGCGGTCGACTGTGGCCGATTTTCACCGGTGAGCGAGCCGAGTACGAACTGCTGACCGCCGATGGCGAGTCGCCCCAGCATCTCCTCGAGACGATGCAGCGATTCGCCAACGACGGGCGGATGATTCCCGAACAGGTCTGGGACCGCGGCTATCCGACGGACTACGGCTGGGCGTTCGGCGAGGGAACGGGCGCTGCAACCCCGCTGGCCTGGAGTATGGCCCAGTACATCCGACTCGCTCACGGCATCGACGCCGGTGAGCCGGTGGAAACGCCGTCGTTCATCCGCGAGCGCTACCGTGACGGGGCTCCAGCGGGGCCGTCTCTCGAAATAATCGATGTCAGGCGCTCGAGCGAGGGATCGAGTCGAGCAGTGAATGGGGACGACGTATCCGGGCTCGAGGCAAGCGAGAGTGACGGCCGGGGAAGCGAGGACCAGCGGGATGATGAGTCCCAGTCGGTTACCATCGCTGGTGAAACCGACGGTGACGAGGTGGTCGTCTGGACGCCTGACGGGTACGCCGCCACCGCAGTCGAAACTGGCGCGTTCGAGGTGACGGTCTCGCTCGAGGACGGCTCGACGGAGGCGCGCGTCGTAGCCGCGACCGAGGCCGAGACGTTGGCCGAAGTCGGGACGGCACTGGAATCGATCGATCTCGAGGCGTGGTAA
- a CDS encoding ubiquitin-like small modifier protein 1 produces MELECRFFATYREAVGQKELMRTIDEGTTVGDVLTALEAEYEGLEGQLLEDGAIRPQLSVLKNGRDVTHMAGVETALEDGDRLSVFPPVAGGCGHRCRSPQTRI; encoded by the coding sequence ATGGAACTCGAGTGTCGCTTTTTCGCCACCTATCGGGAAGCTGTCGGGCAGAAAGAATTGATGCGGACCATCGACGAGGGGACGACCGTTGGCGACGTGCTGACTGCTCTCGAAGCCGAGTACGAGGGTCTCGAGGGGCAACTGCTGGAGGACGGGGCTATTCGGCCACAGCTAAGCGTCCTGAAAAACGGTCGTGACGTAACACACATGGCCGGCGTCGAGACGGCACTCGAGGACGGTGACCGATTGTCGGTGTTTCCGCCGGTGGCTGGCGGGTGCGGCCACCGTTGTCGTTCCCCGCAAACGCGGATTTAA
- a CDS encoding alpha-amylase family glycosyl hydrolase → MTGHHPGPPQFTTVGATTSFAPRDPDPARGYRWTISDAPPESTAELSSESVVDFTPDAPGTYTLTLEAPDGTHHVTVRVFPETRQPDDKPGDAPYAFTGAYGDSKADAEENRPRVRLDGDLQDGELVLEATANAAPEASVPDEALEVEFLADDRDPLTNADIAVDGHRATVPLGAIGGRSRVHAVAVGSTHSVADAVSIRSTDDGAVVDRLYEPPAWGKEMTLYEVFVRSFTDDETPTFEGIIDRLPELESLGVDCIWLTPVLQHDGFPHGYNITDFFAIADDLGTRAAFEAFVDACHDHDIRVLFDLVLNHSARDHEYYKRALEGDPAYRDWYEWEDEATNEPATYFEWPYIANLNHANLEVRRHLLDVVDEWAPLVDGFRCDMAWAVSRPFWQEIHDRVKAHDETFLLLDETIPYIADFHEGCFDVHFDTTLYFALREVGHGNLPADAVTNAVAERASVGFPPHAAFLQYIENHDETRYLEECGRAALEAAAGAIFTLPGIPLLYAGQEVGERERRAPIDWAGGEDALLEYYRSLIDLRHERPELGYHGSFEPVSLEVTADIDADRLVAYARDLDGERSVVVLNFDERAQTVTLPGESVASTDRLTGDDVGTSEGTVRVDSCVVLECES, encoded by the coding sequence ATGACTGGGCACCATCCGGGACCACCACAGTTCACCACCGTCGGGGCGACCACCAGTTTCGCCCCACGAGACCCCGATCCAGCGAGAGGGTACCGCTGGACGATCAGCGATGCACCGCCGGAGAGTACCGCCGAACTTTCGAGCGAATCCGTCGTGGACTTTACGCCTGACGCGCCGGGAACCTACACGCTCACGCTCGAGGCACCCGACGGCACACATCACGTGACGGTACGGGTGTTCCCCGAAACGCGCCAACCCGATGACAAACCGGGAGACGCGCCCTACGCGTTCACCGGAGCGTACGGAGACTCGAAAGCGGATGCTGAGGAAAACCGGCCACGAGTCCGCCTCGATGGCGACCTGCAAGACGGCGAACTCGTGCTCGAGGCAACGGCGAACGCCGCTCCGGAAGCGTCGGTTCCCGACGAGGCCCTCGAGGTCGAGTTCCTCGCGGACGACCGCGACCCGCTCACGAACGCAGACATCGCCGTCGACGGTCACCGGGCAACGGTCCCGCTCGGTGCCATCGGGGGGCGGAGTCGGGTCCACGCCGTCGCGGTCGGGTCGACCCACAGCGTTGCCGACGCCGTTTCGATTCGCTCGACCGACGATGGAGCCGTCGTCGACCGGCTATACGAACCGCCAGCGTGGGGGAAAGAAATGACGCTCTACGAGGTTTTCGTCCGGTCGTTCACCGACGACGAAACCCCCACGTTCGAGGGCATTATCGACCGACTGCCGGAACTCGAGTCCCTGGGGGTCGACTGCATCTGGCTCACGCCCGTGTTACAACACGACGGCTTCCCCCACGGCTACAACATCACGGATTTCTTCGCCATCGCCGACGACCTCGGCACGCGGGCGGCGTTCGAAGCGTTCGTCGACGCCTGTCACGACCACGATATTCGCGTCCTGTTCGATCTAGTGCTCAACCACTCAGCCCGGGACCACGAATATTACAAACGTGCCCTCGAGGGCGACCCGGCCTACCGGGACTGGTACGAGTGGGAAGACGAAGCGACGAACGAACCGGCAACCTACTTCGAGTGGCCCTACATCGCCAATCTGAACCACGCGAACCTCGAGGTTCGCAGGCACCTCCTCGACGTCGTCGACGAGTGGGCACCCCTCGTCGATGGCTTTCGGTGTGACATGGCCTGGGCCGTCTCCCGCCCGTTCTGGCAAGAGATTCACGACCGGGTGAAAGCCCACGACGAGACGTTCCTCCTGCTCGACGAAACCATTCCCTACATCGCCGACTTTCACGAGGGCTGTTTCGACGTCCACTTCGACACAACCCTGTATTTCGCCCTCCGAGAGGTCGGCCACGGCAACCTTCCGGCCGACGCCGTCACGAACGCCGTGGCCGAACGCGCCTCGGTCGGCTTTCCCCCACACGCCGCGTTCTTGCAGTACATCGAGAACCACGACGAAACTCGGTATCTCGAAGAGTGCGGGCGAGCCGCCCTCGAGGCCGCCGCAGGGGCGATTTTCACCCTTCCCGGCATTCCCCTGCTGTACGCCGGCCAGGAGGTCGGCGAGCGGGAACGCAGAGCGCCGATCGACTGGGCGGGCGGTGAGGACGCCCTCCTCGAGTACTATCGCTCGCTCATCGACCTCCGGCACGAACGGCCCGAACTCGGCTATCACGGCTCCTTCGAACCCGTCTCGCTCGAGGTAACCGCAGATATCGACGCCGACCGTCTCGTCGCCTACGCTCGCGACCTCGACGGAGAGCGATCCGTCGTCGTCCTCAACTTCGACGAGAGAGCGCAGACGGTCACGCTCCCGGGCGAGTCAGTCGCGTCGACGGACCGCCTGACCGGCGACGACGTCGGAACCAGCGAAGGCACCGTCCGGGTCGACAGCTGTGTCGTCCTCGAGTGTGAGAGCTGA